One Actinosynnema pretiosum DNA segment encodes these proteins:
- a CDS encoding DJ-1/PfpI family protein yields MSAERPVVAMLLYPGFTHLDLIGPHAVWSPWAEIHLVWRTLDPVATDSGLQVLPTTTFADCPRDVDVLFVPGGTGTTTALLDREALALTAELGATARYVTSVCTGSLVLGGAGLLDGYRAGTHWAFRELLAPLGAEAVAERVVTDRNRITGGGVTAGIDFGLTVLAELLGEERARFTQLGLEYDPAPPFDCGSPEKAGPELVAQVRGAFVGENGKMEDAVAALAAARSGA; encoded by the coding sequence ATGTCCGCCGAACGGCCCGTCGTCGCGATGCTGCTCTACCCCGGTTTCACCCACCTCGACCTGATCGGCCCGCACGCGGTGTGGAGCCCGTGGGCGGAGATCCACCTGGTGTGGCGGACGCTCGACCCGGTCGCCACGGACAGCGGGCTCCAGGTGCTGCCCACCACCACGTTCGCCGACTGCCCGCGCGACGTGGACGTCCTGTTCGTCCCCGGCGGCACGGGCACCACCACCGCGCTGCTCGACCGGGAGGCCCTGGCGCTCACCGCCGAGCTGGGCGCGACCGCCCGCTACGTCACCTCGGTGTGCACCGGCTCGCTGGTGCTCGGCGGCGCGGGTCTGCTCGACGGCTACCGCGCGGGCACGCACTGGGCGTTCCGCGAGCTGCTGGCCCCGCTCGGCGCCGAGGCCGTGGCCGAGCGCGTGGTGACCGACCGCAACCGGATCACCGGCGGCGGGGTCACGGCGGGCATCGACTTCGGGCTCACCGTCCTGGCCGAGCTGCTGGGGGAGGAGCGGGCGCGGTTCACCCAGCTCGGCCTGGAGTACGACCCGGCCCCGCCGTTCGACTGCGGCAGCCCGGAGAAGGCCGGTCCCGAGCTGGTGGCCCAGGTGCGCGGGGCCTTCGTCGGGGAGAACGGGAAGATGGAGGACGCCGTGGCGGCGCTGGCCGCCGCGCGCTCGGGCGCCTGA
- a CDS encoding GlxA family transcriptional regulator: MHRVAVLAQDDVVGIELATAVQVFEIANFKRGAPAYRVGVVGSREWAPSAALTGPPSFSVRAEHDWSWADGADTVVVPATGGSLDPPPARVRDLLLAAHERGARVASLCVGAFTVAATGLMDGRPATTHWHFADEFARRFPAVRLETDRLFTGQDGVYSAAGVTAALDLCLHLVELDLGAGVAAATARYLVAPMRREGGQSQFIDYTPPARPDELAATLRWAEEHLAEDLTLADLARHAAMSPRTFSRRFAAGVGTTPVHWLLRTRVRRAKELLEVTDLPVDRIAREVGFRSPSTFRHHFGRFTRTTPREYRRSFSGGRG, translated from the coding sequence ATGCACCGGGTGGCGGTACTCGCGCAGGACGACGTGGTCGGGATCGAGCTGGCCACGGCCGTGCAGGTCTTCGAGATCGCGAACTTCAAGCGGGGAGCCCCGGCCTACCGGGTGGGCGTGGTGGGGAGCCGGGAGTGGGCGCCGAGCGCGGCGCTGACCGGGCCGCCGTCGTTCTCGGTGCGCGCCGAGCACGACTGGTCGTGGGCCGACGGCGCGGACACCGTGGTGGTCCCGGCGACGGGCGGCTCGCTCGACCCTCCCCCGGCGCGGGTGCGGGACCTGCTGCTCGCCGCCCACGAGCGCGGCGCGCGGGTGGCCTCGCTGTGCGTCGGCGCGTTCACGGTCGCGGCCACCGGGCTGATGGACGGGCGCCCGGCGACCACGCACTGGCACTTCGCCGACGAGTTCGCCCGCCGCTTCCCGGCCGTGCGGTTGGAGACCGACCGGTTGTTCACCGGGCAGGACGGCGTGTACAGCGCGGCCGGGGTGACCGCCGCGCTGGACCTGTGCCTGCACCTGGTGGAGCTGGACCTGGGCGCCGGGGTCGCGGCGGCCACCGCCCGCTACCTGGTCGCGCCGATGCGCCGGGAGGGCGGGCAGTCGCAGTTCATCGACTACACCCCGCCCGCGCGCCCCGACGAGCTGGCCGCGACGCTGCGCTGGGCCGAGGAGCACCTGGCGGAGGACCTGACGCTGGCGGACCTGGCCAGGCACGCGGCGATGAGCCCGCGCACGTTCAGCCGCCGGTTCGCCGCGGGCGTGGGCACGACCCCGGTGCACTGGTTGCTGCGCACCCGCGTGCGCCGGGCGAAGGAGCTGCTGGAGGTGACCGACCTGCCGGTGGACCGGATCGCGCGCGAGGTGGGGTTCCGCTCGCCGAGCACGTTCCGCCACCACTTCGGGCGGTTCACCCGCACCACGCCGCGCGAGTACCGGCGCTCGTTCAGCGGTGGGCGCGGGTGA